In a genomic window of Equus caballus isolate H_3958 breed thoroughbred chromosome 9, TB-T2T, whole genome shotgun sequence:
- the ZNF252 gene encoding zinc finger protein 252 isoform X2, with protein MAVKHLLPGGLQVLVSFEDVAVLLSQEEWGLLDPAQRGLYRDVMLETYRNLVSLGLQGSKSDVISRLEQGQEPWAPHSPRIEASWIWRLRSEGYESRMEKKELTPMQEMSEEMESQRAKSEKYLRNISKEPDFEGMSKIEGKLKNYWRKSSVEGLKKSFSQNSSFRPVTVTHVKTPTGEECQRFSAIEVNCAADPNPVSSHRVSRGEGLLQSVSHVENFQQSKELVNLQSFHLGEGAFQTDVFVSSPRQSLVLSEKPRINNPQKPCECTKCGKSFRQSRALVQHQRIHAGEKPFRCGECGKAFSRHSFLSKHQRIRSGEKHYTCGDCGKAFSARSCFVQHHNSHSGERPYKCSECGKAFSTHSSCTQHLKIHTGEKPHECNQCGKAFSHSSNLIHHQRIHSGEKPYKCKECGKAFSRQSHLVQHQRAHSGERPYDCTECGKAFSARLSLVQHQRIHTGEKPYECNQCGKSFSLNRTLIVHQRIHTGEKPYRCNECGKCFSQRSQVIQHKRIHTGEKPYICNECGKSFSARLSLVQHQRIHSGEKPYECNKCGKAFSQKGHLIQHQRIHTGEKPYECSECGKAFSQSFNLIHHQRTHNGEKPYECNECEKAFSVLSSLVQHQRVHNGEKPYECHRCGKAFSQGSHLIQHQRSHTGEKPYECNKCGKAFGQISTLIKHERTHNGEKPYECRDCGKAFSQSAHLLRHRRIHTGDHPYECRDCGKAFNVRSSLIQHHRIHTGERPYECSECGKAFSQHSQFIQHQRTHTGEKPYVCNECEKSFSARLSLIQHKRIHTGEKPYKCTECGKSFRQSSHLTRHQRIHNGEQPYKCNECGKTFSQRISLISHEKIHEVHVGEQACKCNKCGEVFSAQAAFIQHHKVHSGK; from the exons ATGGCCGTCAAGCATCTCCTTCCTGGTGGGCTCCAG GTCTTGGTCTCCTTTGAGGATGTGGCTGTGCTCCTCTCCCAGGAAGAGTGGGGCCTTCTGGACCCTGCTCAGAGGGGCCTCTACAGGGACGTGATGCTGGAGACCTACAGAAACCTGGTCTCGCTGG GACTTCAAGGTTCCAAATCTGATGTCATCTCCAGGCTGGAGCAGGGGCAAGAGCCATGGGCCCCACACTCACCAAGAATTGAGGCGAGCTGGATCTGGAGGCTCAGGAGTGAAG gTTATGAGTCTAGGATGGAAAAGAAGGAGCTAACTCCAATGCAGGAAATGTCCGAAGAAATGGAATCCCAGAGagcaaaatcagaaaaatatttaaggaatatttCCAAGGAACCTGATTTTGAAGGGATGAGTAAAATTGAGGGCAAATTAAAGAATTACTGGAGAAAATCTTCAGTGGAAGGACTTAAGAAATCCTTCTCCCAGAACAGCAGTTTCAGGCCAGTGACAGTGACACATGTGAAAACCCCCACAGGGGAGGAATGCCAGAGATTCAGTGCTATTGAGGTAAACTGCGCTGCAGACCCAAACCCTGTCAGCTCTCATAGAGTGTCTAGAGGGGAGGGTCTCCTTCAGAGTGTGTCACATGTAGAAAACTTTCAACAAAGTAAGGAGCTCGTTAACCTCCAGAGTTTCCATCTGGGAGAAGGAGCATTTCAGACAGACGTGTTTGTGAGTTCGCCCAGGCAGAGTTTAGTTCTTAGTGAGAAGCCGAGGATTAACAATCCACAGAAACCCTGTGAGTGTACTAAGTGTGGGAAAAGTTTCCGTCAGAGTAGAGCTCTTGTTCAGCATCAGAGGATCCATGCTGGAGAGAAGCCCTTCAGGTGTGGTGAGtgtggaaaagctttcagtcgACACTCTTTCCTTAGCAAACATCAGAGAATTCGCAGTGGTGAGAAGCACTACACATGTGGTGATTGTGGCAAAGCTTTCAGTGCTCGTTCGTGCTTTGTGCAGCATCATAACAGTCACTCTGGAGAAAGACCCTAcaagtgcagtgaatgtgggaaagctttcagtaCACATTCATCTTGTACTCAACATCTTAAAAttcacactggggagaaacctCATGAGTGTAAtcagtgtgggaaagcctttagtcATAGCTCTAACCTGATTCATCATCAGAGGATTCACAGTGGAGAGAAACCTTACAagtgtaaggaatgtgggaaagccttcagtagACAGTCACACCTCGTCCAGCATCAGAGAGCTCACTCTGGAGAGAGACCTTACGACTGCACTGAGTGTGGCAAAGCCTTCAGTGCACGGTTGTCTCTCGTTCAACATCAGAGGATtcatacaggagaaaaaccctatgaatgtaatcAATGTGGAAAATCCTTTAGCCTGAACCGAACGCTTATTgtccatcagagaattcacactggagagaaaccctacagGTGTAATGAGTGTGGAAAATGCTTCAGTCAGCGCTCACAAGTTATTCAACAtaagagaattcacactggagagaagccttaTATCTGCAACGAGTGTGGAAAGTCATTCAGTGCTCGCCTGTCTCTTGTCCAGCATCAGAGGATTCACAGTGGAGAAAAGCCTTATGAGTGTAACaagtgtgggaaagccttcagtcaAAAGGGACATCTTATTCAGCATCAgcgaattcacactggagagaaaccctatgagtgTAGTGAGTGTGGAAAGGCTTTCAGCCAGAGCTTTAATCTTATTCACCATCAAAGAACACACAATGgtgagaagccctatgaatgcaACGAGTGTGAGAAAGCCTTCAGCGTGCTCTCTTCCCTCGTTCAGCATCAGAGAGTACACAACGGAGAGAAGCCCTACGAGTGCCACAGATGTGGAAAGGCCTTCAGCCAGGGCTCACACCTAATTCAGCATCAGAGGAGTCACACcggagagaagccctatgagtGTAACAAGTGTGGAAAAGCCTTTGGGCAGATCTCTACTTTAATTAAGCACGAGAGGACGCACAAcggagagaagccctatgagtGCAGGGACTGCGGGAAGGCCTTCAGCCAGAGTGCACACCTGCTCCGCCACCGGAGAATCCACACTGGAGATCATCCGTACGAGTGCAGGGACTGTGGGAAGGCCTTCAATGTTCGCTCCTCTCTCATCCAGCATCACAGGATTCATACTGGCGAGAGGCCTTATGAGTGTAGTGAGTGTGGCAAGGCCTTCAGTCAGCATTCACAGTTTATTCAGCATCAGAggactcacactggagagaaaccctatgtgTGCAATGAGTGTGAGAAGTCCTTCAGTGCACGCTTATCCCTTATTCAACAtaagagaattcacactggagagaaaccctacaagTGCACAGAATGTGGAAAATCCTTCCGGCAAAGCTCTCACCTTACCcgacatcagagaattcacaatGGAGAGCAACCTTACaagtgtaatgaatgtgggaaaacttTCAGTCAGAGAATAAGTCTTATCAGTCATGAGAAAATTCATGAGGTTCATGTTGGAGAGCAAGCCTGTAAGTGTAATAAGTGTGGGGAAGTCTTTAGTGCACAGGCAGCTTTCATTCAGCATCATAAAGTTCACAGTGGAAAGTAA
- the ZNF252 gene encoding zinc finger protein 252 isoform X1 encodes MLSYHGAAWGTSWEARGYGLRLLDAQSFCPSWGFQAAQNWVSAATDLLRSRPRSLTVAGGNKPRHSLPSPCSSACLLETSCRDPVMAVKHLLPGGLQVLVSFEDVAVLLSQEEWGLLDPAQRGLYRDVMLETYRNLVSLGLQGSKSDVISRLEQGQEPWAPHSPRIEASWIWRLRSEGYESRMEKKELTPMQEMSEEMESQRAKSEKYLRNISKEPDFEGMSKIEGKLKNYWRKSSVEGLKKSFSQNSSFRPVTVTHVKTPTGEECQRFSAIEVNCAADPNPVSSHRVSRGEGLLQSVSHVENFQQSKELVNLQSFHLGEGAFQTDVFVSSPRQSLVLSEKPRINNPQKPCECTKCGKSFRQSRALVQHQRIHAGEKPFRCGECGKAFSRHSFLSKHQRIRSGEKHYTCGDCGKAFSARSCFVQHHNSHSGERPYKCSECGKAFSTHSSCTQHLKIHTGEKPHECNQCGKAFSHSSNLIHHQRIHSGEKPYKCKECGKAFSRQSHLVQHQRAHSGERPYDCTECGKAFSARLSLVQHQRIHTGEKPYECNQCGKSFSLNRTLIVHQRIHTGEKPYRCNECGKCFSQRSQVIQHKRIHTGEKPYICNECGKSFSARLSLVQHQRIHSGEKPYECNKCGKAFSQKGHLIQHQRIHTGEKPYECSECGKAFSQSFNLIHHQRTHNGEKPYECNECEKAFSVLSSLVQHQRVHNGEKPYECHRCGKAFSQGSHLIQHQRSHTGEKPYECNKCGKAFGQISTLIKHERTHNGEKPYECRDCGKAFSQSAHLLRHRRIHTGDHPYECRDCGKAFNVRSSLIQHHRIHTGERPYECSECGKAFSQHSQFIQHQRTHTGEKPYVCNECEKSFSARLSLIQHKRIHTGEKPYKCTECGKSFRQSSHLTRHQRIHNGEQPYKCNECGKTFSQRISLISHEKIHEVHVGEQACKCNKCGEVFSAQAAFIQHHKVHSGK; translated from the exons ATGCTGTCATACCATGGAGCTGCTTGGGGGACCTCATGGGAGGCAAGGGGATATGGTCTCAGGCTGCTGGATGCTCAGTCTTTCTGCCCTTCCTGGGGTTTTCAGGCAGCCCAAAACTGGGTCTCTGCTGCCACAGACCTCTTGAGGTCCAGGCCCAGAAGTCTCACAGTTGCTGGGGGAAACAAGCCCCGTCACAGTCTTCCCTCTCcctgcagctctgcctgcctcctcGAGACAAGCTGCAGAGACCCAGTGATGGCCGTCAAGCATCTCCTTCCTGGTGGGCTCCAG GTCTTGGTCTCCTTTGAGGATGTGGCTGTGCTCCTCTCCCAGGAAGAGTGGGGCCTTCTGGACCCTGCTCAGAGGGGCCTCTACAGGGACGTGATGCTGGAGACCTACAGAAACCTGGTCTCGCTGG GACTTCAAGGTTCCAAATCTGATGTCATCTCCAGGCTGGAGCAGGGGCAAGAGCCATGGGCCCCACACTCACCAAGAATTGAGGCGAGCTGGATCTGGAGGCTCAGGAGTGAAG gTTATGAGTCTAGGATGGAAAAGAAGGAGCTAACTCCAATGCAGGAAATGTCCGAAGAAATGGAATCCCAGAGagcaaaatcagaaaaatatttaaggaatatttCCAAGGAACCTGATTTTGAAGGGATGAGTAAAATTGAGGGCAAATTAAAGAATTACTGGAGAAAATCTTCAGTGGAAGGACTTAAGAAATCCTTCTCCCAGAACAGCAGTTTCAGGCCAGTGACAGTGACACATGTGAAAACCCCCACAGGGGAGGAATGCCAGAGATTCAGTGCTATTGAGGTAAACTGCGCTGCAGACCCAAACCCTGTCAGCTCTCATAGAGTGTCTAGAGGGGAGGGTCTCCTTCAGAGTGTGTCACATGTAGAAAACTTTCAACAAAGTAAGGAGCTCGTTAACCTCCAGAGTTTCCATCTGGGAGAAGGAGCATTTCAGACAGACGTGTTTGTGAGTTCGCCCAGGCAGAGTTTAGTTCTTAGTGAGAAGCCGAGGATTAACAATCCACAGAAACCCTGTGAGTGTACTAAGTGTGGGAAAAGTTTCCGTCAGAGTAGAGCTCTTGTTCAGCATCAGAGGATCCATGCTGGAGAGAAGCCCTTCAGGTGTGGTGAGtgtggaaaagctttcagtcgACACTCTTTCCTTAGCAAACATCAGAGAATTCGCAGTGGTGAGAAGCACTACACATGTGGTGATTGTGGCAAAGCTTTCAGTGCTCGTTCGTGCTTTGTGCAGCATCATAACAGTCACTCTGGAGAAAGACCCTAcaagtgcagtgaatgtgggaaagctttcagtaCACATTCATCTTGTACTCAACATCTTAAAAttcacactggggagaaacctCATGAGTGTAAtcagtgtgggaaagcctttagtcATAGCTCTAACCTGATTCATCATCAGAGGATTCACAGTGGAGAGAAACCTTACAagtgtaaggaatgtgggaaagccttcagtagACAGTCACACCTCGTCCAGCATCAGAGAGCTCACTCTGGAGAGAGACCTTACGACTGCACTGAGTGTGGCAAAGCCTTCAGTGCACGGTTGTCTCTCGTTCAACATCAGAGGATtcatacaggagaaaaaccctatgaatgtaatcAATGTGGAAAATCCTTTAGCCTGAACCGAACGCTTATTgtccatcagagaattcacactggagagaaaccctacagGTGTAATGAGTGTGGAAAATGCTTCAGTCAGCGCTCACAAGTTATTCAACAtaagagaattcacactggagagaagccttaTATCTGCAACGAGTGTGGAAAGTCATTCAGTGCTCGCCTGTCTCTTGTCCAGCATCAGAGGATTCACAGTGGAGAAAAGCCTTATGAGTGTAACaagtgtgggaaagccttcagtcaAAAGGGACATCTTATTCAGCATCAgcgaattcacactggagagaaaccctatgagtgTAGTGAGTGTGGAAAGGCTTTCAGCCAGAGCTTTAATCTTATTCACCATCAAAGAACACACAATGgtgagaagccctatgaatgcaACGAGTGTGAGAAAGCCTTCAGCGTGCTCTCTTCCCTCGTTCAGCATCAGAGAGTACACAACGGAGAGAAGCCCTACGAGTGCCACAGATGTGGAAAGGCCTTCAGCCAGGGCTCACACCTAATTCAGCATCAGAGGAGTCACACcggagagaagccctatgagtGTAACAAGTGTGGAAAAGCCTTTGGGCAGATCTCTACTTTAATTAAGCACGAGAGGACGCACAAcggagagaagccctatgagtGCAGGGACTGCGGGAAGGCCTTCAGCCAGAGTGCACACCTGCTCCGCCACCGGAGAATCCACACTGGAGATCATCCGTACGAGTGCAGGGACTGTGGGAAGGCCTTCAATGTTCGCTCCTCTCTCATCCAGCATCACAGGATTCATACTGGCGAGAGGCCTTATGAGTGTAGTGAGTGTGGCAAGGCCTTCAGTCAGCATTCACAGTTTATTCAGCATCAGAggactcacactggagagaaaccctatgtgTGCAATGAGTGTGAGAAGTCCTTCAGTGCACGCTTATCCCTTATTCAACAtaagagaattcacactggagagaaaccctacaagTGCACAGAATGTGGAAAATCCTTCCGGCAAAGCTCTCACCTTACCcgacatcagagaattcacaatGGAGAGCAACCTTACaagtgtaatgaatgtgggaaaacttTCAGTCAGAGAATAAGTCTTATCAGTCATGAGAAAATTCATGAGGTTCATGTTGGAGAGCAAGCCTGTAAGTGTAATAAGTGTGGGGAAGTCTTTAGTGCACAGGCAGCTTTCATTCAGCATCATAAAGTTCACAGTGGAAAGTAA